In one Brevibacillus composti genomic region, the following are encoded:
- a CDS encoding methyl-accepting chemotaxis protein, whose product MRLFSKLRNKLVIWFLLLAVVPLIINSYLVLTESTQILIEKQKESMVDLTKSTAQGMDQWLDRRLTEVTVLARSSDIQSTDAEAKNDFIRRFTKELKIFDGNTFISPDGIVTADTFEGSLGINLGERPFFKLGMEGKSSFSDMLIAKTTGNRSIVVASPVINKEGQKLGVLTGLVNVDSFTSTFLQNLNLGEDGYPILVDNKGLIQVHPNPELIGKSIEEAALPEGLTTILKTGAAESGSSTYQDGGKEYVVTFSSIPSTNYSLFFHMPSEQITSQVWAITRYIIILVCVVTAIVLAAAFFVSRQISRPIVEVASVTGRIADGDLAVDPLKIRSRDEVGRLSESVNLMVANLHDIIQKVNTSAEELAASAEELSANAEETSKATEQIASSIQEVAYGAEQQVQSVSESVSTINEVSKGIQNIAANAQHAAESAMTASQIAAHGNQAIETVMHQMELIHATVNDIATIVKRLGDSSQEIGQIVQVITDIAQQTNLLSLNAAIEAARAGEHGRGFAVVADEVRKLAEQSASSAQQIEQLIASIQNESHQAVDSMEKGTREVSLGIEVVNEAGKSFVQIRDSVSQVASQIQEVQAYSQLMTKDTEQVVQLIGQISAIAENSADGTQNVSAATEEQLAAIQQVTSSAESLAKVAEDLQEQVRKFVLYR is encoded by the coding sequence ATGCGCCTGTTCAGCAAGCTTCGCAATAAGCTCGTCATCTGGTTTCTGCTTTTGGCTGTCGTACCCCTGATCATCAACTCTTACCTGGTCCTGACTGAGAGCACCCAGATTCTCATTGAGAAACAAAAGGAATCAATGGTCGACTTGACGAAGTCCACCGCCCAGGGAATGGATCAGTGGTTAGACAGAAGACTGACGGAAGTGACGGTACTGGCACGTTCTTCGGACATTCAGTCTACAGATGCCGAGGCAAAAAACGATTTTATCCGCCGATTTACCAAAGAACTCAAAATTTTTGACGGCAATACCTTTATCTCCCCTGACGGGATCGTCACAGCGGACACCTTCGAAGGCAGTCTAGGAATCAACCTCGGGGAGCGTCCGTTTTTCAAGCTGGGAATGGAGGGCAAATCCAGCTTTTCTGACATGCTGATCGCAAAAACGACGGGCAATCGCTCGATTGTCGTCGCCTCCCCTGTCATTAACAAGGAAGGGCAAAAGCTTGGGGTGTTAACGGGACTTGTCAATGTAGATTCCTTCACATCCACCTTCCTGCAAAATTTGAACCTTGGTGAAGACGGCTATCCGATACTCGTGGACAACAAAGGGCTGATCCAGGTACACCCCAATCCAGAACTGATCGGCAAAAGCATTGAAGAAGCTGCATTGCCAGAAGGGTTGACCACCATCCTGAAGACCGGGGCAGCGGAATCAGGATCCTCGACTTATCAGGACGGCGGAAAAGAATACGTCGTTACCTTCTCTTCGATTCCCAGTACGAATTACAGTCTATTCTTCCATATGCCCAGCGAGCAAATTACCTCGCAGGTATGGGCCATCACGAGGTATATCATCATCCTGGTATGTGTGGTTACCGCCATCGTGCTAGCAGCAGCCTTCTTTGTCTCCCGTCAAATCAGCCGCCCGATTGTGGAAGTGGCTTCCGTGACCGGCCGTATCGCGGATGGCGATCTGGCAGTAGACCCATTGAAGATCAGAAGCAGAGACGAAGTCGGTCGACTCTCAGAATCCGTCAACCTCATGGTGGCGAACTTGCACGACATCATCCAAAAAGTGAATACATCTGCGGAAGAACTGGCCGCCTCGGCGGAAGAGCTGTCTGCAAACGCAGAGGAGACCAGCAAGGCGACCGAACAAATCGCTTCCTCCATCCAAGAAGTCGCCTACGGCGCGGAGCAGCAGGTGCAGAGCGTATCAGAGAGCGTCAGCACCATCAACGAAGTGTCCAAGGGCATCCAAAACATCGCCGCCAACGCTCAACACGCGGCAGAGTCTGCCATGACAGCTTCGCAAATTGCGGCTCACGGCAACCAGGCAATTGAAACGGTCATGCATCAGATGGAACTGATCCATGCTACCGTGAACGATATCGCTACCATCGTCAAACGACTGGGAGACAGCTCTCAGGAAATTGGCCAAATCGTCCAAGTCATTACCGATATTGCCCAACAGACCAATCTGCTTTCGCTCAATGCGGCGATCGAAGCCGCGAGGGCGGGCGAACATGGCCGCGGCTTCGCCGTAGTAGCCGATGAAGTGCGCAAGCTGGCTGAGCAATCGGCAAGCTCCGCCCAACAAATCGAGCAGCTGATCGCCTCGATCCAGAACGAGTCGCATCAGGCTGTCGATTCGATGGAAAAAGGCACGCGAGAAGTGTCCCTGGGCATCGAGGTCGTAAACGAAGCCGGTAAATCTTTTGTGCAGATACGCGATTCTGTCTCGCAGGTGGCCAGCCAGATTCAGGAGGTTCAGGCCTATTCCCAGCTGATGACCAAAGATACCGAACAAGTCGTCCAGCTGATTGGACAGATCTCTGCGATTGCGGAAAACTCGGCGGATGGCACGCAAAATGTGTCCGCGGCGACAGAAGAGCAGCTGGCTGCTATCCAGCAGGTCACCTCGTCGGCGGAGTCCTTGGCAAAAGTGGCCGAGGATTTGCAAGAACAAGTGCGAAAGTTTGTCCTCTACCGGTAG
- a CDS encoding glycerophosphodiester phosphodiesterase encodes MNICMAHRGWSGKAPENTMTAIRLALAEPAIGAIEIDVQLSKDGVPVLLHDFTLERTTNGNGLVSAFTYEELRTLDAGRWFGERYAGERIPSLEEVLQAVKGRCLLNIELKTAPGMHPGLSETVLALLERHDMKRDVYVTSFDHEEIRRFRSLDAEVRCGLIVCANPVMMLEQLREAGATVLSIAYPYLTEELVNAAFEQGIEVIAWTVDDPQAIQQIVKTYPHVQICTNHPDRMLAIC; translated from the coding sequence ATGAACATCTGTATGGCACACCGCGGCTGGTCGGGAAAGGCGCCGGAAAACACGATGACCGCCATCCGATTGGCGCTGGCAGAACCGGCGATTGGCGCGATTGAGATCGATGTGCAGCTGTCCAAAGACGGCGTACCGGTGCTGCTCCATGACTTCACGCTGGAGCGAACGACAAACGGCAACGGGTTGGTTTCTGCATTCACCTATGAAGAATTGCGCACCCTGGATGCTGGACGCTGGTTTGGCGAGCGGTATGCCGGTGAACGGATTCCCTCCCTGGAGGAAGTGCTGCAGGCAGTCAAGGGACGCTGCCTGCTGAACATCGAACTGAAGACGGCCCCCGGGATGCATCCGGGCCTGTCCGAGACGGTCCTGGCTCTGCTGGAGCGGCATGATATGAAGCGGGACGTCTATGTCACCTCTTTTGACCATGAGGAAATCCGCCGATTCCGGAGCCTCGACGCCGAAGTGAGATGCGGCCTGATTGTCTGCGCAAATCCGGTTATGATGCTGGAGCAGCTTCGCGAGGCAGGAGCCACTGTCCTGTCCATCGCCTATCCGTATCTGACCGAGGAGTTGGTCAACGCTGCCTTTGAACAGGGGATCGAGGTAATCGCCTGGACAGTAGATGATCCACAAGCGATTCAGCAAATCGTAAAGACATATCCACATGTGCAAATCTGCACCAATCATCCGGATCGCATGCTGGCCATTTGCTAG
- a CDS encoding ABC transporter substrate-binding protein, translating into MKKVRISMMACVLGLTAVLAGCGTGNQQGAGGQASGAGGSASQPQSQAADAKPVEIDFWYALGGRNGEMIEKMVKEFNESHKHIVVKPSYQGSYYENHAKVLAAVSAGNQPDVTMVEVGSIGAFAEAKVLQDLGEYAKGAEDKYIPGLMGNSYWKEKLYAIPFNRSTPLLYLNRDLLKAAGLDPEGPKSWEELRQFSQALTKKEGDKTKTYGFSTPIDIWFYEALVFQSGGNILSEDGKSLLISEEYGKAPLAFWTSMLEEGIMKAPPGEKYNAWDVAKQDFINQQVAMIFTSTGDLRGLKEAAKFDMGTAFLPANKSYGAPTGGANLVMLAKSSDEEKKAAWEFIEWMTDTKQTIPWSLETGYMPVTKAAVDSDEMKKAYEKEPNFQVAVKQLEYAKPRPMVPGYKELQEVIMTEIQRAVLGQATVDEAIGNAVEKGQKLLKK; encoded by the coding sequence GTGAAAAAAGTTCGTATATCGATGATGGCATGTGTATTGGGTCTGACGGCTGTGCTCGCTGGATGCGGCACCGGCAATCAACAGGGGGCAGGCGGACAGGCAAGCGGTGCGGGCGGTTCTGCCTCCCAGCCCCAGTCCCAGGCGGCTGATGCGAAGCCGGTCGAAATCGATTTCTGGTACGCCCTCGGCGGCCGCAACGGCGAAATGATCGAGAAGATGGTAAAGGAATTCAACGAGTCCCACAAGCACATCGTCGTGAAACCATCCTATCAGGGCAGCTACTACGAAAACCATGCCAAGGTGCTGGCCGCCGTATCCGCAGGGAACCAGCCTGATGTGACGATGGTGGAGGTAGGTTCGATCGGCGCTTTTGCGGAGGCAAAAGTCTTGCAGGATCTGGGCGAATACGCGAAAGGCGCGGAAGACAAGTACATTCCCGGTTTGATGGGCAACTCCTACTGGAAGGAAAAGCTGTACGCCATTCCGTTTAACCGCTCGACCCCGCTGCTGTATCTGAACCGGGATCTGCTGAAAGCGGCAGGACTTGATCCGGAAGGGCCGAAAAGCTGGGAAGAGCTGCGCCAGTTCTCCCAAGCGCTGACGAAAAAAGAGGGAGACAAGACGAAAACCTACGGATTCTCCACGCCGATTGACATCTGGTTTTACGAAGCGCTGGTCTTCCAGAGCGGGGGAAATATCCTGAGCGAAGACGGCAAAAGCCTGCTGATTTCCGAAGAGTACGGAAAAGCTCCACTGGCCTTCTGGACGAGCATGCTGGAAGAGGGCATAATGAAGGCACCTCCCGGCGAGAAGTACAATGCCTGGGATGTCGCCAAGCAGGATTTCATCAACCAGCAGGTAGCCATGATCTTTACGTCGACCGGAGATCTGCGCGGATTGAAGGAAGCGGCCAAGTTCGACATGGGTACAGCCTTTCTCCCGGCCAACAAGAGCTATGGAGCCCCTACCGGGGGAGCCAATCTGGTGATGCTGGCCAAGTCTTCCGATGAAGAGAAAAAAGCTGCCTGGGAATTCATAGAATGGATGACAGACACGAAACAAACCATCCCGTGGTCCCTGGAGACCGGGTATATGCCTGTAACGAAAGCAGCCGTGGACTCCGATGAGATGAAAAAGGCTTATGAGAAAGAGCCGAACTTCCAAGTAGCGGTCAAGCAGCTGGAGTACGCTAAACCGCGTCCGATGGTGCCGGGCTACAAGGAGCTGCAAGAAGTGATTATGACGGAAATCCAGCGGGCTGTATTAGGGCAGGCGACTGTCGACGAGGCGATTGGAAATGCTGTGGAAAAAGGGCAGAAGCTCTTGAAGAAGTAA
- a CDS encoding carbohydrate ABC transporter permease, whose product MQRIGIKAWKAVEWLLLAAVALAFVFPFLWMFLTAFKTMPEVYQFPPTWWPESWQFENFETAWRSGPFLTYVWNSFLVAAGILVLQLLTGVPAAYAFARYRFRGREALFGLTLIALMIPAQVIFLPVYVELSHWGLVNTLWALILPYGASAFGIFLLRQSFMQVPDEIIEAARLDNASEWKIMWTIMVPMAKPVLVTFGLFSFIYHWNDYFWPLIMTNSAEVRTLPIGISMLKAVEGGKLWNVIMAGNMILVLPILAIFFFAQRHIIRAFVYQSK is encoded by the coding sequence ATGCAACGAATCGGCATCAAGGCCTGGAAAGCCGTGGAGTGGCTGCTGCTTGCGGCAGTGGCGCTGGCCTTTGTGTTTCCGTTTCTCTGGATGTTTTTGACGGCATTTAAAACCATGCCGGAGGTCTACCAATTCCCGCCGACCTGGTGGCCGGAGTCCTGGCAGTTTGAAAATTTCGAGACCGCCTGGAGATCGGGACCGTTTCTCACCTATGTATGGAACAGCTTTCTCGTGGCGGCAGGGATTCTCGTCCTCCAGCTATTGACCGGAGTGCCGGCGGCGTATGCCTTTGCCCGCTATCGCTTTCGCGGCAGAGAGGCGCTGTTTGGCCTCACCCTGATCGCCCTGATGATCCCCGCGCAGGTCATTTTTCTCCCCGTCTATGTGGAACTCAGCCACTGGGGGCTGGTCAATACCCTGTGGGCCTTGATCCTCCCGTATGGGGCGAGCGCGTTTGGCATCTTTCTCTTGCGCCAGTCATTCATGCAGGTCCCGGATGAAATCATCGAAGCGGCCCGGCTCGACAACGCCTCGGAATGGAAGATCATGTGGACGATCATGGTGCCGATGGCCAAGCCAGTGCTTGTCACTTTTGGCCTGTTCAGCTTCATCTACCACTGGAATGACTATTTCTGGCCGCTGATCATGACCAACAGCGCGGAGGTCAGAACGCTGCCTATCGGCATCTCCATGCTCAAGGCGGTAGAAGGCGGCAAGCTGTGGAATGTGATCATGGCGGGCAACATGATTCTCGTCCTGCCGATTCTCGCCATATTCTTTTTCGCGCAGCGGCATATCATCCGCGCGTTTGTCTACCAATCCAAGTAA
- a CDS encoding carbohydrate ABC transporter permease: protein MRKAAAAQELPAADGPAVTRTEARYGLAEWLERIRPYLYVTPALAFFAVFFFFPIAYVIYLSFFDWSLLNLEEIEWVGLANFAEILQDSDFRQVLGTTVVYTLSTVALGISLSFFLALWLNRKARIYGLIQAAVFSPHIISLVSVAMLWMWLMDPQYGLLNAVLEFFGLPGYTWLSDTKSALLSLILVSVWKGVGYNTIVFIAGLQSIPRDIYEAASLDRSPWWRTLSRITIPMLSPTIFFLLVINTISSFQVFDTIYIMTQGGPVNSTNMLVFYIYEQGMDFYNGGIASAASVILLGLVGLLTLIHFRVMEKRVHYR from the coding sequence ATGAGAAAAGCAGCTGCTGCTCAAGAACTGCCCGCCGCTGACGGGCCAGCGGTTACGCGGACGGAAGCGCGATACGGTCTGGCTGAGTGGCTTGAGCGGATCCGGCCGTATCTCTATGTCACACCGGCCCTTGCTTTTTTCGCTGTCTTTTTCTTCTTTCCCATCGCCTATGTAATCTACCTGTCGTTTTTTGACTGGTCCCTGCTCAATCTGGAGGAGATCGAATGGGTCGGATTGGCCAACTTCGCGGAGATCCTGCAGGACAGCGATTTCCGGCAGGTGCTGGGCACGACCGTGGTCTACACGCTCAGCACGGTGGCGCTGGGGATCAGCTTGTCCTTTTTCCTGGCCCTCTGGCTGAACCGGAAGGCCCGGATTTACGGACTGATACAGGCGGCTGTTTTCAGCCCCCACATCATCTCGCTGGTCTCCGTGGCGATGCTCTGGATGTGGCTCATGGATCCGCAGTACGGCTTGCTCAATGCCGTTCTGGAGTTTTTCGGCCTGCCGGGCTACACGTGGCTGTCTGACACCAAGAGCGCACTCTTGTCCCTGATCCTGGTCAGCGTCTGGAAAGGGGTCGGCTACAATACGATCGTCTTTATTGCCGGGCTGCAGAGCATTCCGCGGGACATCTACGAAGCGGCTTCGCTGGACCGCTCCCCCTGGTGGCGGACACTGTCGCGGATCACGATCCCGATGCTGTCGCCGACGATCTTCTTTTTGCTCGTCATCAACACGATCTCGTCGTTTCAGGTATTCGACACCATCTACATCATGACGCAGGGGGGACCGGTCAACAGCACCAACATGCTGGTCTTCTACATCTATGAGCAGGGCATGGACTTTTACAACGGGGGCATTGCCTCGGCAGCTTCTGTCATCCTGCTCGGACTGGTCGGTCTGCTCACGCTGATCCACTTTCGGGTGATGGAGAAGCGCGTTCACTACCGGTAG
- a CDS encoding ABC transporter ATP-binding protein has product MAEVVLKQITKAFQSQNAVKGLDLVVPDGSFTVLVGPSGCGKSTTLRMIAGLEEATSGEILIGEQPVTHLPPGKRDVAMVFQNYALYPTMSVYDNIAYGLRNRGYSKKECQQRVGEIAEVVGLTPYLTRKPAQLSGGQRQRVALARAMVKKPQVFLMDEPLSNLDAKLRNQMRVELTSLHKQLGSTFIYVTHDQVEAMTMGDQIVVMNEGQIMQVAAPMELYLEPENLFVAQFIGSPPMNIIPADGDGQEQWGFRPEKAHLCHADAVSASTLDELLLPGRIHSREILGSDALYHVETKKGRIVVKTAVDTLMDSGTPVMVTVPRSSLYVFDRTTGRRVRRAENRLRQSGNSQQTPDRGANEPASGFTPGKGSHSPGSSPEPALAKGVVG; this is encoded by the coding sequence ATGGCGGAAGTGGTGTTGAAGCAGATTACCAAGGCTTTTCAGAGCCAGAACGCGGTCAAAGGTCTGGATTTGGTCGTCCCCGACGGCTCCTTTACCGTACTGGTCGGCCCGTCGGGATGCGGGAAATCGACGACGCTCCGGATGATTGCCGGGCTGGAAGAGGCCACGAGCGGGGAGATTTTGATCGGCGAGCAGCCGGTTACCCATCTGCCTCCGGGCAAACGGGATGTCGCAATGGTTTTTCAAAACTATGCTCTCTATCCGACGATGAGTGTCTATGACAATATCGCCTACGGACTCAGAAACCGGGGATATTCGAAAAAGGAATGCCAGCAGCGGGTCGGGGAAATAGCCGAAGTCGTCGGCCTGACGCCGTACCTGACGCGGAAGCCCGCCCAGCTCTCCGGCGGACAGAGACAGCGCGTGGCCCTGGCCCGCGCGATGGTGAAAAAACCGCAGGTGTTCCTGATGGACGAACCGCTCTCCAATCTGGACGCCAAGCTGCGCAACCAGATGCGGGTCGAACTGACCAGCCTGCACAAGCAGTTGGGGAGCACCTTTATCTACGTCACCCATGACCAGGTGGAAGCGATGACGATGGGGGATCAGATCGTGGTGATGAACGAGGGCCAAATCATGCAGGTGGCGGCGCCGATGGAATTGTATCTGGAGCCGGAGAACCTGTTCGTCGCCCAGTTTATCGGCTCTCCGCCGATGAATATCATCCCCGCCGATGGAGACGGACAGGAGCAGTGGGGGTTCCGCCCGGAGAAAGCGCATCTCTGTCATGCGGATGCTGTATCCGCATCGACCTTGGATGAACTGCTCCTTCCCGGCCGAATCCATTCCCGGGAGATTCTCGGTTCGGATGCGCTTTACCATGTGGAAACCAAGAAGGGACGCATCGTGGTCAAGACCGCTGTGGACACCTTAATGGACAGCGGTACACCGGTGATGGTGACGGTGCCGCGGAGCAGTCTCTACGTCTTTGACCGGACCACGGGAAGACGGGTGAGACGGGCGGAAAATCGCTTGCGGCAATCAGGTAACAGTCAGCAGACACCCGATAGAGGGGCGAATGAGCCAGCATCCGGCTTTACGCCAGGCAAAGGTTCGCACTCGCCGGGCAGCTCGCCCGAGCCCGCCCTGGCCAAAGGAGTGGTTGGATGA
- a CDS encoding HAD-IA family hydrolase → MYPCLLFDLDGTLLDSKEAVIDAVVYTAEQFAPGRFGRADLEDRFGESFDDFLASAAEKTYDRKAVMDCYFSYVRAHHQEHARLFPHVREELEKLSAAGFRLAVVTNKQREFAVAGLELAGIADLFEVVVAVDDVSRGKPSAEPIAKALQLLGMEPGQALMIGDSQYDVLAAVGAGVKSVVLEWYGPMEWKYAVPDYRFADIRRFAEEMMAVKIQGGE, encoded by the coding sequence ATGTATCCATGCCTGTTGTTTGATCTGGACGGGACCCTGTTGGACAGCAAAGAGGCGGTGATTGACGCAGTCGTCTACACGGCGGAACAGTTTGCCCCGGGACGATTTGGCCGCGCCGACCTGGAAGATCGCTTTGGCGAGTCCTTTGATGACTTTTTGGCCTCGGCAGCGGAAAAGACTTATGACCGAAAAGCTGTGATGGACTGCTACTTTTCCTATGTCCGTGCGCATCACCAGGAGCATGCCCGCCTGTTTCCCCATGTTCGCGAGGAGTTGGAAAAGCTGTCGGCAGCGGGCTTTCGCCTGGCGGTGGTGACGAATAAACAGCGGGAGTTCGCCGTAGCGGGTCTGGAGCTGGCGGGAATCGCCGATCTGTTCGAGGTAGTGGTGGCTGTCGATGACGTCTCGCGGGGCAAGCCCTCAGCGGAGCCGATCGCGAAGGCATTGCAGCTGCTCGGCATGGAGCCCGGACAGGCGCTGATGATCGGAGACAGTCAGTATGACGTCCTGGCAGCGGTGGGAGCGGGAGTCAAATCGGTCGTCCTGGAGTGGTACGGACCGATGGAGTGGAAGTATGCCGTCCCCGATTACCGCTTTGCCGATATTCGCCGCTTTGCGGAAGAGATGATGGCCGTAAAGATCCAGGGAGGGGAGTAA
- a CDS encoding glycerol-3-phosphate responsive antiterminator: MNQAEFYQRLHRFKMIASVKEAKFLEKAAEAQVSAVVLSTGNIGVIKRYVDLFKSRDIPVFLHLERIGGISYDREGVAFVAHYVRPDGIVTTRNTLVKLAKKEGLLTIQRLFLVDSDALRSGLQSVQETKPDAVELMPALLPEMIAEYARELGETPIIAGGLIRKREQMEHALQFGAAAVSAGSYPLWKECLADVSMPVV, encoded by the coding sequence GTGAATCAGGCAGAATTTTATCAACGGCTTCACCGATTCAAAATGATTGCATCCGTCAAAGAGGCAAAATTTCTGGAGAAAGCGGCAGAGGCACAGGTCAGCGCGGTGGTGCTCTCGACGGGCAACATCGGGGTCATCAAACGCTACGTCGATCTGTTCAAGAGCCGGGACATCCCCGTCTTTCTGCATCTGGAGCGAATCGGCGGGATCAGCTACGACCGGGAAGGCGTCGCCTTCGTCGCTCATTACGTCAGGCCGGACGGCATCGTGACGACGCGCAATACCTTGGTGAAGCTGGCCAAAAAAGAAGGTCTGCTCACGATCCAGCGGCTTTTCCTGGTAGACAGTGACGCGCTCCGGTCGGGTCTGCAGTCGGTTCAGGAGACAAAGCCGGATGCGGTCGAGCTGATGCCGGCGCTGCTCCCCGAGATGATCGCGGAGTACGCCCGGGAGCTGGGGGAGACGCCGATCATCGCGGGCGGGCTGATCCGCAAGCGGGAGCAGATGGAGCATGCCCTGCAATTCGGGGCAGCGGCCGTCTCAGCAGGAAGCTATCCATTATGGAAGGAGTGTCTGGCCGATGTATCCATGCCTGTTGTTTGA
- a CDS encoding nucleoside phosphorylase, which yields MLPNLKIDPAQLPERVIVCGDPKRAGRIASLLAEHTLIGENREYHSYKGKWNGIEVAVVSHGVGSPGAAVCFEELAKGGVKTIIRIGTAGSYQKEIEPGSLVISTAAVRQDGLTSQLVPPGFPALADRHVVNALVKAAEERRTGLYVAEGITLTMDMFYNGVVEFPHKLYQKAGVLAVEMENSALFVISALRGMKAGSILAIDGYADADLLETYDPHTETTQKAIEAEAKIALDAVAAVSI from the coding sequence ATGCTGCCGAATCTAAAAATTGACCCGGCCCAACTGCCGGAACGGGTGATCGTGTGCGGAGACCCGAAACGCGCGGGGCGGATCGCCTCTCTGCTTGCGGAGCACACTCTGATCGGGGAAAACCGCGAATACCACAGCTACAAAGGAAAGTGGAACGGCATCGAGGTAGCGGTGGTCAGCCATGGCGTCGGTTCGCCGGGCGCAGCCGTCTGCTTTGAGGAACTGGCCAAGGGCGGGGTAAAAACCATCATCCGTATAGGAACGGCCGGTTCTTACCAAAAGGAAATCGAGCCGGGCAGTCTGGTGATCAGCACGGCGGCCGTACGTCAGGATGGACTGACCAGTCAGCTGGTTCCTCCCGGATTCCCGGCACTGGCGGACCGCCATGTGGTGAATGCTCTGGTCAAGGCGGCAGAAGAGCGCCGGACAGGCCTCTATGTGGCGGAGGGCATTACCCTGACGATGGACATGTTTTACAACGGCGTCGTGGAATTTCCGCATAAGCTGTATCAAAAAGCAGGCGTCCTGGCCGTAGAGATGGAAAACTCGGCGCTCTTCGTCATATCGGCTTTGCGAGGCATGAAGGCCGGATCGATTCTGGCGATTGACGGCTACGCGGATGCCGACCTGCTGGAGACCTACGACCCGCATACCGAGACGACGCAAAAAGCGATTGAGGCGGAGGCGAAGATCGCTTTGGATGCGGTCGCGGCTGTATCGATCTGA
- a CDS encoding sulfite oxidase-like oxidoreductase — protein sequence MNKADRIKRMKVPAVDPALAKRLPPGQVLTERFPILHEGEVPVYDLKTWTLRVYGEVEQEVTLRYDDLLAMPQSALTCDIHCVTRWSRFDNRFEGVRFRDFLAAAGVVPKGSYVMLHGDHGYTANLALSDLDRDDVLLAHSFDGEPLTDKHGWPLRLIVPHLYFWKSVKWLRGIEFMTENKPGFWEQNGFHLNGDPFREERFSGEALPIPEDEWEKKEFD from the coding sequence ATGAATAAAGCGGATCGAATCAAACGCATGAAGGTGCCCGCTGTCGACCCCGCCCTGGCCAAAAGGCTGCCGCCGGGCCAGGTGCTCACGGAGCGCTTTCCGATTTTGCACGAGGGGGAGGTGCCGGTCTACGACCTGAAGACCTGGACGCTGCGGGTATATGGTGAAGTGGAACAGGAAGTGACCCTGCGCTATGACGACCTGCTGGCGATGCCGCAGAGCGCCCTCACCTGCGACATCCATTGCGTCACCCGCTGGTCGCGCTTCGACAACCGGTTTGAAGGAGTGCGCTTCCGTGATTTCCTCGCGGCTGCGGGCGTGGTGCCGAAGGGCAGCTACGTGATGCTGCACGGCGACCACGGGTACACGGCAAATCTCGCGCTGTCCGATCTGGATCGGGATGATGTCCTCTTGGCCCACTCCTTTGACGGGGAGCCGCTGACTGACAAGCACGGGTGGCCGCTGCGGCTGATCGTCCCCCACCTCTATTTTTGGAAAAGCGTGAAATGGCTGCGAGGCATTGAATTTATGACCGAAAACAAGCCCGGCTTTTGGGAGCAAAACGGCTTTCACCTGAACGGAGATCCTTTCCGCGAGGAGCGGTTCTCCGGCGAAGCCCTGCCGATCCCGGAAGATGAGTGGGAGAAAAAGGAGTTTGATTAA